In one window of Streptomyces roseofulvus DNA:
- a CDS encoding trans-sulfuration enzyme family protein — translation MDAMDHAPSATPRALATEAVHAGREDLAALGVHAPPLDLSTTYPSYDARAEAARIDEFAATGARLEGPPVYARLDNPTVARFEEALARLEGTEAAVAFASGMAALTAVLLARASQGLRHVVAVRPLYGCSDHLLDAGLLGTEVTWTDPAGVADAIRPDTGLVMVESPANPTLAEVDIRAVAHACGSVPLLVDNTFATPVLQRPAGLGARIVLHSATKYLGGHGDVMGGVVACDEEFARELRRVRFATGGVLHPLAGYLLLRGLSTLPVRVRAASATAAELVRRLATDPRISRVHYPAIGGAMVAFEVYGDPHEVIAGVRLITPAVSLGSVDTLIQHPASISHRIVHEGDRRAAGVSDRLLRMSVGLEDVEDLWRDLTQALSARSGEPAAVPAHSGAVPSPAER, via the coding sequence ATGGACGCCATGGATCACGCCCCTTCGGCCACCCCGAGGGCGCTCGCCACCGAAGCCGTGCACGCCGGCCGCGAAGACCTCGCCGCGCTCGGAGTCCACGCGCCGCCGCTCGACCTGTCCACCACCTACCCGTCGTACGACGCCCGGGCGGAGGCCGCCCGCATCGACGAGTTCGCCGCCACCGGCGCCCGCCTGGAGGGCCCGCCCGTCTACGCCCGCCTGGACAACCCGACCGTGGCCCGCTTCGAGGAGGCCCTGGCCCGGCTGGAGGGCACCGAAGCCGCCGTGGCCTTCGCGAGCGGCATGGCCGCCCTGACCGCGGTCCTGCTGGCCCGCGCGAGCCAGGGCCTGCGCCACGTCGTCGCGGTCCGCCCGCTGTACGGCTGCAGCGACCACCTCCTGGACGCCGGCCTGCTCGGCACCGAGGTCACCTGGACCGACCCGGCGGGCGTCGCCGACGCGATCCGCCCGGACACGGGTCTCGTGATGGTGGAGTCCCCGGCCAACCCGACCCTGGCCGAGGTCGACATCCGCGCCGTCGCCCATGCCTGCGGCTCGGTTCCGCTCCTCGTCGACAACACCTTCGCCACTCCGGTCCTCCAGCGACCGGCCGGCCTCGGCGCCCGCATCGTCCTGCACAGCGCCACCAAGTACCTGGGTGGCCACGGCGACGTGATGGGCGGCGTCGTCGCCTGCGACGAGGAGTTCGCCCGCGAACTCCGTCGCGTCCGCTTCGCCACGGGCGGTGTCCTCCACCCGCTCGCCGGCTACCTGCTGCTCCGGGGACTGTCCACCCTCCCGGTACGGGTCCGCGCCGCCTCGGCGACGGCCGCGGAACTGGTACGCCGCCTGGCCACCGACCCGCGGATCTCCCGCGTCCACTACCCGGCGATCGGCGGGGCGATGGTCGCCTTCGAGGTCTACGGCGACCCGCACGAGGTGATCGCCGGAGTCAGGCTGATCACTCCGGCGGTCAGCCTCGGCAGCGTCGACACCCTGATCCAGCACCCGGCCTCCATCAGCCACCGCATCGTGCACGAGGGTGACCGCCGAGCCGCGGGTGTCAGCGATCGGCTGCTGCGGATGTCGGTGGGCCTGGAGGACGTCGAGGACCTGTGGCGCGACCTCACCCAGGCGCTCAGCGCTCGCTCTGGCGAGCCTGCCGCTGTGCCCGCTCACTCCGGCGCGGTGCCGAGTCCAGCCGAGCGGTGA
- a CDS encoding Lrp/AsnC family transcriptional regulator, with amino-acid sequence MAESVVLDAVDLHILRLLQNDARTTYRELAAEVGVAPSTCLDRVARLRRTGVVLGHQLRLDPAKLGRGLEALLLVQVRPHRRELIGPFVDRIRALPESRALFHLTGPDDYLVHVAVADPSDLQRLVLDEFTSRREVARVETRLIFQQWDCGPLMPPGAGASLSAV; translated from the coding sequence ATGGCCGAATCTGTCGTACTGGACGCGGTCGATCTGCACATTCTCCGCCTCCTGCAGAACGACGCCCGGACCACCTACCGCGAGCTCGCCGCCGAAGTCGGCGTGGCCCCCTCCACCTGCCTGGACCGAGTGGCCCGGCTGCGGCGCACCGGTGTCGTGCTCGGACACCAGCTGCGACTGGATCCGGCCAAACTCGGGCGCGGCCTGGAGGCACTTCTGCTGGTGCAGGTACGGCCGCACCGACGGGAACTGATCGGTCCGTTCGTCGACCGGATCCGCGCCCTGCCCGAGTCACGGGCGCTGTTCCACCTCACCGGCCCCGACGACTACCTGGTGCACGTGGCCGTCGCCGACCCCTCCGACCTGCAGCGACTCGTCCTCGACGAGTTCACCTCGCGCCGCGAGGTGGCACGCGTCGAGACCCGGCTGATCTTCCAGCAGTGGGACTGCGGGCCCCTGATGCCGCCCGGCGCGGGAGCGTCCTTGTCAGCCGTGTGA
- a CDS encoding DUF885 domain-containing protein, giving the protein MRHMPESSRSNLPRQVADAYVDDLIALDPITGTHLGVRESAGRLPDFSPEGQEAVAALARRTLALLDEAERTPGADSDAERRCARLLRERLTAELAVHDADEGLCAVSNMRSPVHSVRIVFTVMPTETEDDWAAVAQRLRAVPAALEGYRASLALGLERKLFGGPRATATFVGQLTDWAGGDGEPGWFEQYAAARPDTLPEELRTELAAAGAEANGAVASLRDWMRDVYAPAVADAPDTVGRERYQRWSRYFNGTDLDLDQAYAYGWAEYHRLRAEMHAEADRILPGSDPWAALAHLDEHGTHIEGVDEVREWLQGLMDEAIDALDGTHFELAERVRKVESRIAPAGGAAAPYYTGPSEDFSRPGRTWLPVDGQTRFPVYDLVSTWYHEGVPGHHLQIAQWVHVADSLSRYQATIGMVSANAEGWALYAERLMDELGFLPDAERRLGYLDAQMMRACRVIVDIGMHLELEIPADSPFHPGERWTPQLAQEFFQRHSSRPPAFVESELTRYLSMPGQAIGYKLGERAWLLGRERAREAHGDAFDAKAWHMAALSQGPLGLDDLVDEISRL; this is encoded by the coding sequence ATGAGACACATGCCAGAGAGTTCCCGCAGCAATCTGCCCCGTCAGGTCGCCGACGCCTATGTCGACGACCTCATCGCCCTCGACCCGATCACCGGCACCCATCTGGGTGTCCGGGAGAGCGCCGGCCGTCTTCCCGACTTCTCCCCCGAAGGCCAGGAGGCCGTGGCCGCGCTCGCGCGCCGGACCCTCGCCCTGCTCGACGAGGCCGAGCGGACCCCGGGCGCGGACAGCGACGCCGAGCGCCGCTGCGCCCGTCTGCTCCGGGAGCGGCTCACGGCCGAACTGGCCGTGCACGACGCCGACGAGGGGCTCTGCGCGGTCAGCAACATGCGTTCGCCGGTGCACAGCGTCCGGATCGTCTTCACGGTGATGCCCACCGAGACCGAGGACGACTGGGCGGCCGTCGCCCAGCGGCTGCGGGCCGTCCCCGCCGCGCTGGAGGGGTACCGGGCCTCGCTCGCGCTCGGGCTGGAGCGCAAGCTGTTCGGCGGGCCGCGGGCCACCGCCACCTTCGTCGGCCAGCTCACCGACTGGGCGGGCGGCGACGGCGAGCCGGGCTGGTTCGAGCAGTACGCCGCGGCCCGACCCGACACGCTCCCGGAGGAGCTGCGTACCGAACTGGCCGCGGCCGGCGCCGAGGCGAACGGGGCCGTCGCCTCGCTGCGCGACTGGATGCGCGACGTGTACGCCCCCGCCGTCGCCGACGCGCCCGACACCGTGGGCCGTGAGCGTTACCAGCGCTGGAGCCGGTACTTCAACGGCACGGACCTGGACCTCGACCAGGCGTACGCGTACGGCTGGGCCGAGTACCACCGTCTGCGCGCCGAGATGCACGCCGAGGCCGACCGGATCCTGCCCGGTTCCGACCCGTGGGCGGCGCTCGCGCACCTCGACGAGCACGGCACCCACATCGAGGGCGTCGACGAGGTCCGGGAGTGGCTCCAGGGGCTCATGGACGAGGCGATCGACGCGCTCGACGGCACCCACTTCGAACTCGCCGAGCGGGTGCGGAAGGTGGAGTCCCGGATCGCCCCGGCGGGCGGCGCCGCGGCCCCGTACTACACCGGTCCCTCCGAGGACTTCTCGCGTCCGGGCCGCACCTGGCTGCCGGTGGACGGGCAGACCCGGTTCCCCGTGTACGACCTGGTGTCGACCTGGTACCACGAGGGCGTGCCCGGCCATCACCTGCAGATCGCGCAGTGGGTGCACGTCGCCGACAGCCTCTCCCGTTACCAGGCCACCATCGGCATGGTGAGCGCGAACGCGGAGGGCTGGGCGCTGTACGCGGAGCGGTTGATGGACGAGCTCGGCTTCCTGCCGGACGCGGAGCGCCGGCTCGGCTATCTGGACGCGCAGATGATGCGGGCCTGCCGGGTGATCGTGGACATCGGCATGCACCTGGAGCTGGAGATCCCGGCGGACTCGCCGTTCCACCCGGGCGAGCGGTGGACGCCCCAGCTGGCGCAGGAGTTCTTCCAGCGGCACAGCAGCCGGCCGCCGGCGTTCGTGGAGAGCGAGCTGACGCGCTATCTGTCGATGCCGGGCCAGGCCATCGGCTACAAGCTGGGCGAGCGCGCGTGGCTGCTCGGCCGCGAGCGTGCCCGCGAGGCGCACGGTGACGCCTTCGACGCGAAGGCGTGGCACATGGCCGCGCTGAGCCAGGGGCCGCTGGGTCTGGACGACCTCGTGGACGAGATCTCCCGGCTCTGA
- a CDS encoding Lrp/AsnC family transcriptional regulator — protein sequence MNGPSHDYAPDATDWRILDALQAHGRASYAELARAVSMSPSAVTERVRRLEEAGVITGYTAVVDHERLGLPILAFVRLRYPTGNYKPFHDLVAATPEVLEAHHVTGDDCFVIKVAARSMRHLEEISGKIGTLGSVTTSVVYSSPLPRRAVSR from the coding sequence ATGAACGGTCCCTCGCACGACTACGCCCCGGACGCCACGGACTGGCGGATCCTCGACGCCCTGCAGGCACACGGCCGGGCCAGTTACGCCGAACTCGCCCGCGCGGTCTCCATGTCGCCGTCGGCCGTGACGGAGCGGGTGCGGCGCCTGGAGGAGGCCGGGGTGATCACGGGGTACACCGCCGTGGTGGACCACGAGCGGCTCGGGCTGCCGATCCTCGCCTTCGTACGGCTCCGCTACCCGACCGGCAACTACAAGCCGTTCCACGACCTGGTCGCCGCCACGCCGGAGGTGCTGGAGGCGCACCACGTCACCGGCGACGACTGCTTCGTGATCAAGGTCGCCGCCCGCTCCATGCGCCACCTGGAGGAGATCTCCGGGAAGATCGGCACGCTCGGGTCGGTGACGACCAGCGTCGTCTACTCCTCGCCGCTCCCCCGCCGCGCCGTCAGCCGCTGA
- a CDS encoding SMC family ATPase, with the protein MRLHRLEITAFGPFGTTQTVDFDALSTAGLFLLHGPTGAGKTSVLDAVCFALYGSVPGARQAPGTTLRSDHAPVDTPTEVVLELTVGGRRLEIRRSPAQPRPKKRGGGFTTEKAQSTLRAYDPATRAWTGLSKSHQEIGEEITQLLGMSRDQFCQVVLLPQGDFARFLRADAEARGRLLGRLFDTRRFAAVEERLAELRRAAAHRVEEGDARLLALAHRMAQAAEGLPVARTPVDGKPGEPGLAETVLGWGAVARTEAREAADIAAVRLAAAEHAEADARAAAEHARDLAARQARHAEALRRREALTARIPDRDRDQAALDLALKADRVAPALALRHEAEREHAAALAARGAARSLLRPDLAEASAEQLSSLENRLREELGELAAARRAESRAAALADERTLLDREARADEEALQEAAGWLADWDSRRTALQQRVDTAQEAAARAEQLAGRLEPLRLRLAAARRRDSLARALTQAEERYAAAREHRNTAHETWLDLKSRRLRGIAAELAATLTDGDPCQVCGSTDHPAPTAATADHVDRAAEEAAYARYTRADEAGRAAERELAGTREALAAAREEVHSLAAPGQPHHDPTVAELTEAAEELTARHAEAHALAAQTHAAREALARAEREYEERAAAQREAERRVAARTSHREAIERQRAALAEELARGRGAFATVAEHADRLERRIALLVDAAGAVRAEELAADRLKKADAQLADAAYRAGFTTPTEAAAALLDEHGRRSRQQRLDVWQAEAAAVADRLAEPGIEEAAALPPADPAAAEAVHAAAERSLRAAAAGLAAARERVTGLAGLARQAESEARALGPLRTEHDRVARLAGLTAGTSAENERRMRLESYVLAARLEQVAAAASARLQRMSSGRYTLVHSDARAGARRSGLGLHVVDSWTGNARDTATLSGGETFFASLALALGLADVVTDEAGGVRLDTLFIDEGFGSLDDQTLDEVLDVLDSLRERDRSVGIVSHVADLRRRIPAQLEVTKSRHGSAVRLRTGGEGLGG; encoded by the coding sequence ATGAGGCTGCACCGCCTGGAGATCACCGCCTTCGGCCCCTTCGGCACCACCCAGACCGTCGACTTCGACGCCCTGTCCACCGCCGGGCTCTTCCTCCTCCACGGGCCCACCGGCGCCGGCAAGACCTCCGTCCTCGACGCCGTCTGCTTCGCCCTGTACGGGAGCGTGCCCGGCGCCCGCCAGGCCCCCGGCACCACCCTCCGCAGCGACCACGCGCCCGTGGACACCCCCACCGAGGTGGTGCTCGAACTCACCGTCGGCGGCCGCCGCCTGGAGATCAGGCGCAGCCCGGCGCAGCCGCGCCCCAAGAAGCGGGGCGGAGGTTTCACCACCGAGAAGGCACAGAGCACCCTGCGCGCCTACGACCCCGCCACGCGCGCGTGGACCGGCCTCAGCAAGTCCCACCAGGAGATCGGCGAGGAGATCACCCAGCTCCTGGGCATGAGCAGGGACCAGTTCTGCCAGGTCGTCCTGCTGCCGCAGGGCGACTTCGCCCGCTTCCTGCGCGCCGACGCCGAGGCCCGCGGCAGACTCCTCGGCCGCCTCTTCGACACCCGCCGCTTCGCCGCCGTCGAGGAACGCCTCGCGGAACTGCGCCGCGCCGCCGCCCACCGCGTCGAGGAGGGCGACGCCCGGCTCCTCGCGCTCGCCCACCGCATGGCCCAGGCCGCCGAGGGCCTTCCCGTCGCCCGTACCCCCGTCGACGGCAAGCCCGGCGAGCCCGGCCTCGCCGAGACCGTCCTCGGCTGGGGCGCCGTCGCCCGCACCGAGGCCCGCGAGGCCGCCGACATCGCCGCCGTACGCCTCGCCGCGGCCGAACACGCCGAGGCCGACGCCCGCGCCGCGGCGGAACACGCCCGGGACCTCGCCGCCCGCCAGGCCCGCCACGCCGAGGCCCTGCGCCGCCGCGAGGCGCTCACCGCGCGGATCCCCGACCGGGACCGGGACCAGGCCGCCCTCGACCTCGCCCTCAAGGCCGACCGCGTCGCCCCCGCCCTCGCCCTGCGCCACGAGGCGGAACGCGAGCACGCCGCTGCCCTCGCCGCCCGCGGAGCGGCCCGCTCCCTGCTCCGCCCCGACCTGGCCGAGGCCTCGGCCGAACAGCTCTCCAGCCTGGAGAACCGGCTGCGCGAGGAACTCGGCGAACTCGCCGCCGCCCGCCGCGCCGAGAGCCGCGCCGCCGCGCTCGCCGACGAACGGACCCTCCTCGACCGGGAGGCCCGCGCCGACGAGGAGGCACTCCAGGAGGCGGCCGGCTGGCTCGCCGACTGGGACTCCCGGCGCACGGCCCTCCAGCAGCGCGTCGACACCGCGCAGGAGGCCGCAGCCCGCGCGGAACAGCTCGCCGGCCGGCTCGAACCCCTCCGCCTCCGGCTCGCCGCCGCCCGCCGCCGCGACAGCCTCGCCCGTGCCCTGACCCAGGCCGAGGAGCGGTACGCCGCCGCCCGCGAGCACCGCAACACCGCGCACGAGACGTGGCTCGACCTCAAGTCCCGCCGCCTGCGCGGCATCGCCGCCGAACTCGCCGCCACCCTCACCGACGGCGACCCCTGCCAGGTGTGCGGATCCACCGACCACCCCGCGCCGACCGCCGCCACCGCCGACCACGTCGACCGGGCCGCCGAGGAGGCCGCGTACGCCCGCTACACGCGGGCCGACGAGGCCGGCCGCGCCGCCGAGCGCGAACTGGCCGGCACCCGCGAAGCGCTCGCCGCCGCCCGCGAAGAGGTCCACTCGCTGGCCGCTCCCGGACAACCGCACCACGACCCGACGGTCGCCGAACTCACCGAGGCCGCCGAGGAACTGACCGCCCGCCACGCCGAGGCGCACGCGCTCGCCGCCCAGACCCACGCGGCCCGCGAGGCACTCGCGCGGGCGGAACGCGAGTACGAGGAGAGGGCGGCAGCCCAGCGCGAGGCGGAGCGACGGGTCGCCGCCCGCACCTCACACCGCGAAGCCATCGAGCGGCAGCGCGCCGCGCTCGCCGAGGAGCTCGCGCGGGGCCGCGGCGCGTTCGCCACCGTGGCCGAACACGCCGACCGCCTGGAGCGCCGCATCGCCCTCCTGGTCGACGCCGCCGGAGCCGTACGCGCCGAGGAACTCGCCGCCGACCGCCTCAAGAAGGCCGACGCCCAACTCGCCGACGCCGCCTACCGCGCCGGATTCACCACGCCCACGGAAGCCGCCGCCGCCCTCCTCGACGAGCACGGCCGCCGCTCCCGCCAGCAGCGGCTCGACGTCTGGCAGGCCGAGGCCGCGGCCGTCGCCGACCGGCTCGCCGAACCCGGCATCGAGGAGGCCGCCGCGCTCCCGCCGGCCGACCCGGCCGCCGCCGAGGCCGTCCACGCCGCCGCGGAACGGTCCCTGCGCGCCGCCGCCGCCGGGCTGGCCGCCGCCCGCGAGCGCGTCACCGGGCTCGCGGGCCTCGCCCGGCAGGCCGAGAGCGAGGCACGGGCCCTGGGCCCGCTGCGTACCGAACACGACCGGGTGGCCCGGCTCGCCGGCCTCACCGCCGGCACCTCCGCCGAGAACGAACGCCGCATGCGCCTGGAGTCGTACGTGCTCGCCGCCCGGCTCGAACAGGTCGCGGCGGCCGCCTCCGCGCGCCTCCAGCGGATGTCCTCCGGCCGCTACACCCTCGTCCACTCCGACGCGCGCGCCGGCGCCCGCCGCAGCGGCCTCGGACTGCACGTCGTCGACTCCTGGACCGGAAACGCGCGCGACACCGCCACCCTCTCCGGCGGCGAGACGTTCTTCGCCTCGCTCGCGCTCGCCCTGGGCCTGGCCGACGTCGTCACCGACGAGGCCGGCGGCGTGCGCCTCGACACCCTCTTCATCGACGAGGGCTTCGGCAGCCTCGACGACCAGACCCTCGACGAGGTCCTCGACGTGCTCGACTCGCTGCGCGAACGCGACCGCAGCGTCGGCATCGTCAGCCACGTCGCCGACCTGCGCCGCCGCATCCCGGCCCAGCTGGAGGTCACCAAGTCCCGCCACGGCTCGGCCGTACGGCTCCGGACCGGCGGCGAGGGGCTCGGCGGCTGA
- a CDS encoding exonuclease SbcCD subunit D has product MRFLHTSDWHLGRSFHRVGLLDAQAAFLDHLVATARDREVDAVLVAGDVYDRAVPPLPAVELFDRALHRLAEADVPTIMISGNHDSARRLGVGAGLLGRAGIHLRTDPAGIGTPVVLTDAHGEVALYGLPYLEPALVREQLGAAKSGHESVLAAAMDRVRADLAARPAGTRSVVLAHAFVAGGAPSDSERDITVGGVAAVPTTVFDGVDYVALGHLHGSQTLTARVRYSGSPLAYSFSEADHRKTMWLIDLGADGAVTAAERVDCPVPRPLARLRGRLDDLLGDPALDRHQDSWIEATLTDAVRPHDPMARLTARFPHTLNLVFDPDRADSDSLASYAQRLRGRSDQQIAEDFVSHVRPGGGLDPAERTVLYGAFDDVRVDAATTEREGGR; this is encoded by the coding sequence GTGAGGTTCCTGCACACCTCGGACTGGCACCTCGGCCGGTCCTTCCACCGCGTCGGCCTCCTCGACGCCCAGGCCGCCTTCCTCGACCACCTCGTCGCCACCGCCCGCGACCGCGAGGTCGACGCCGTCCTCGTCGCCGGCGACGTCTACGACCGCGCCGTGCCGCCGCTGCCCGCCGTCGAACTCTTCGACCGCGCGCTGCACCGGCTCGCCGAGGCGGACGTGCCCACGATCATGATCTCCGGGAACCACGACTCCGCCCGCCGCCTCGGCGTCGGCGCCGGACTCCTCGGCCGCGCCGGCATCCACCTTCGTACCGACCCGGCCGGCATCGGCACACCCGTCGTCCTCACCGACGCCCACGGCGAGGTGGCCCTCTACGGCCTGCCGTACCTGGAGCCCGCCCTCGTCCGCGAACAGCTCGGCGCCGCGAAGTCCGGACACGAGTCGGTCCTCGCCGCCGCCATGGACCGCGTCCGCGCCGACCTCGCCGCGCGTCCCGCCGGCACCCGCTCCGTCGTCCTCGCGCACGCCTTCGTCGCCGGCGGCGCGCCCAGCGACAGCGAACGCGACATCACCGTCGGCGGCGTCGCCGCCGTCCCCACCACCGTCTTCGACGGCGTCGACTACGTGGCCCTCGGCCACCTCCACGGCTCCCAGACCCTCACCGCGCGCGTGCGCTACTCGGGCTCCCCGCTCGCCTACTCCTTCTCCGAGGCCGACCACCGCAAGACCATGTGGCTGATCGACCTCGGCGCCGACGGAGCCGTCACCGCCGCCGAACGCGTCGACTGCCCCGTACCGCGCCCCCTCGCCCGCCTCCGCGGCCGCCTCGACGACCTGCTCGGCGACCCCGCGCTCGACCGGCACCAGGACTCCTGGATCGAGGCCACCCTCACCGACGCCGTACGCCCCCACGACCCGATGGCCCGGCTCACCGCACGCTTCCCGCACACCCTCAACCTCGTCTTCGACCCCGACCGCGCCGACAGCGACTCCCTCGCCTCCTACGCCCAGCGGCTCCGCGGCCGCAGCGACCAGCAGATCGCCGAGGACTTCGTGAGCCACGTCCGCCCCGGCGGCGGACTCGACCCGGCCGAACGGACCGTGCTGTACGGCGCCTTCGACGACGTCCGCGTCGACGCCGCCACCACCGAGCGCGAGGGGGGCCGATGA
- a CDS encoding YigZ family protein, whose product MQEQYRTLAREGVHETEINRSRFLCALAPVADEREAQEFVARIRREHPTATHNCFAYVLGADASVQKASDDGEPGGTAGVPMLQMLLRREMRYVAAVVTRYYGGVKLGAGGLIRAYGGVVGEALDTLGTITRQRYRLATVTVDHQRAGKLENDLRSTGRAVRDVRYAEAVTIEIGLPDADVPAFEAWLADVTAGTATVELGGEAYGDA is encoded by the coding sequence ATGCAGGAGCAGTACCGCACGCTGGCCCGCGAGGGCGTCCACGAGACCGAGATCAACCGCTCGCGCTTCCTCTGCGCACTCGCACCGGTCGCCGACGAGCGGGAGGCGCAGGAGTTCGTGGCGCGCATCCGCCGGGAGCACCCGACGGCCACCCACAACTGCTTCGCCTACGTCCTCGGCGCCGACGCCTCCGTCCAGAAGGCGAGCGACGACGGCGAGCCCGGCGGCACGGCCGGAGTGCCCATGCTCCAGATGCTGCTCCGCCGCGAGATGCGGTACGTCGCCGCCGTCGTCACCCGCTACTACGGAGGCGTGAAACTCGGCGCGGGCGGTCTGATCCGCGCGTACGGCGGTGTCGTCGGCGAAGCGCTCGACACGCTCGGCACCATCACCCGGCAGCGCTACCGCCTCGCCACCGTCACCGTCGACCACCAGCGGGCCGGAAAGCTGGAGAACGACCTCCGGTCGACCGGCCGCGCCGTGCGCGACGTGCGCTACGCCGAGGCCGTCACCATCGAGATCGGCCTCCCCGACGCCGACGTGCCCGCCTTCGAGGCGTGGCTCGCCGACGTGACCGCCGGCACCGCGACCGTGGAACTCGGCGGCGAGGCGTACGGCGACGCCTGA
- a CDS encoding CoA-binding protein: MSVDTTTTEATERSEEATVRRILTGTGDTWAIVGLSSNRARAAYGVAAVLQRFGKRIVPVHPKAETVHGEPGYASLADIPFPVDVVDVFVNSDLAGAVADEAREIGAKAVWFQLGVVDEAAYARTTDAGLDMVMDRCPAIEIPRLG; the protein is encoded by the coding sequence ATGAGCGTCGACACCACGACCACCGAGGCGACGGAGCGTTCCGAGGAGGCGACCGTCCGCCGGATCCTGACCGGCACGGGTGACACCTGGGCGATCGTGGGTCTCTCGTCCAACCGGGCACGTGCCGCCTACGGCGTGGCCGCCGTCCTCCAGCGCTTCGGCAAGCGGATCGTGCCGGTCCACCCGAAGGCGGAGACGGTCCACGGTGAGCCGGGCTACGCCTCGCTCGCCGACATCCCCTTCCCGGTGGACGTCGTCGACGTCTTCGTCAACAGCGACCTCGCCGGCGCGGTCGCCGACGAGGCGCGGGAGATCGGCGCCAAGGCGGTCTGGTTCCAGCTCGGCGTCGTCGACGAGGCGGCGTACGCCCGCACGACGGATGCCGGACTGGACATGGTGATGGATCGCTGCCCCGCGATCGAGATCCCGCGCTTGGGCTGA
- a CDS encoding YbaK/EbsC family protein produces the protein MRAPIGDFADALSAPDCLDLLTPPVAAAVRAWTGPVPADQILYVDTDPAIADTAVFVEHYGPALLDESANCVVVAGKRGETTTLAACVVKSATRVDVNGVVRRHLGARKVSFAPMDTATGDSGMEHGGITPIGLPADWPLLVDAAVVDTPWVLVGSGRRRGKIIAPGKAFAQLPNAVVLEGLGLPPA, from the coding sequence ATGCGCGCACCCATCGGAGACTTCGCCGACGCCCTGTCCGCCCCCGACTGCCTCGACCTGCTCACCCCGCCCGTCGCCGCGGCCGTCCGCGCCTGGACCGGCCCGGTACCGGCCGACCAGATCCTCTACGTCGACACCGACCCGGCCATCGCCGACACCGCCGTCTTCGTCGAGCACTACGGGCCCGCGCTCCTCGACGAGTCCGCCAACTGCGTGGTCGTCGCCGGCAAGCGGGGCGAGACGACGACCCTCGCCGCGTGCGTGGTGAAGTCCGCGACCCGCGTCGACGTCAACGGCGTCGTACGCCGACACCTCGGCGCCCGCAAGGTGAGCTTCGCCCCGATGGACACCGCGACCGGCGACAGCGGCATGGAGCACGGCGGCATCACCCCCATCGGCCTCCCCGCCGACTGGCCGCTGCTGGTCGACGCGGCGGTCGTCGACACCCCGTGGGTCCTCGTCGGCAGCGGCCGCCGCCGCGGCAAGATCATCGCCCCCGGCAAGGCATTCGCCCAACTCCCCAACGCCGTCGTCCTGGAGGGCCTGGGCCTGCCGCCGGCCTGA
- a CDS encoding XRE family transcriptional regulator — protein sequence MSDLDQLTQSLARNLKRWRNERGFTLDALAARSGVSRGMIIQIEQARTNPSVGTTVKLADALGVSITTLLDYEQGPHVRLVPPEQAVRMWSTPAGSHTTLLVGTEARGPLELWSWSLVPGEGSASDPHPQGTTELLHVVAGVLTLVVDGVEHTVPAGTSAVFEAAAPHTYRNDGEETVEMTMAVSIPPAR from the coding sequence GTGTCGGACCTCGACCAGCTGACCCAGTCGCTCGCCCGCAACCTGAAGCGCTGGCGCAACGAACGGGGCTTCACCCTGGACGCGCTCGCCGCCCGCTCCGGGGTCAGTCGCGGCATGATCATCCAGATCGAGCAGGCCAGGACCAATCCGAGCGTCGGCACCACGGTGAAGCTGGCGGACGCCCTCGGCGTCTCCATCACGACCCTCCTCGACTACGAGCAGGGCCCCCACGTCCGTCTCGTGCCGCCGGAGCAGGCCGTCCGCATGTGGTCCACCCCGGCCGGCAGCCACACCACCCTGCTCGTCGGCACCGAGGCCCGCGGCCCTCTCGAACTCTGGTCCTGGTCCCTCGTCCCCGGCGAGGGCAGCGCCTCCGACCCGCACCCGCAGGGCACCACCGAACTGCTCCACGTCGTCGCCGGCGTGCTCACCCTGGTCGTCGACGGCGTCGAGCACACCGTCCCCGCCGGCACCTCCGCCGTCTTCGAGGCCGCGGCGCCGCACACGTACCGCAACGACGGCGAGGAGACGGTCGAGATGACCATGGCCGTCTCCATCCCGCCCGCACGCTGA